One window from the genome of Nicotiana tomentosiformis chromosome 5, ASM39032v3, whole genome shotgun sequence encodes:
- the LOC138892559 gene encoding uncharacterized protein produces MVKLVLAMRNIKEARFPRLMKSDPNQRDPNLWCEYYGTNGHRTGDCRHLREEVETLLKNGHLKEFLSDRAKNNYGRNRGNTETSKVGEDPQRQMINMIFGGNEIKGITFSSATKTKVSITHNKRLREDDITFTDEDADGLLLPHNDILVISLNVLNFKIKRVLVDPESSANIVQWRVLEQAKLTGRIISATKLLAGFNLASVTTRGEILLLTNVEGVMKTTLFEVVDGDMGYNIILGRP; encoded by the coding sequence atgGTGAAGTTAGTATTAgccatgagaaatatcaaagaggCACGATTCCCAAGACTTATGAAATCTGATCCCaaccagagggatcccaatttgtGGTGTGAATACTATGGCACTAACggccaccggactggggactgccgacacctccgggaagaagtggaaacactgttaaagaatggtcacctcaaagaattcttgagtgaccgagctaaaaacAATTATGGTCGGAACAGGGGCAACACGGAAACCTCAAAAGTAGGAGAAGACCCCCAACGCCaaatgatcaacatgatcttcggaggaaATGAAATTAAGGGGATCACCTTTTCATCAGCGACGAAGAcaaaagtatcgataactcataataaaaggctccgggaagacgatatcacattTACAGATGAAGATGCAGACGGATTGCTACTACCGCACAATGACatactggtaatttctttaaatgtgttaaattttaaaattaaacgtgttttagtggatccagaaAGTTCAGCCAATATCGTACAATGGAGAGtactggagcaagctaaactcactggAAGAATTATCTCGGCAACAAaactcctcgctggattcaaccttgcaagcgtgacaacccgggGAGAAATTTTGCTACTCACGAACGTTGAGGGAGTAATGaagacaactctcttcgaagtggtagatggagacatggggtataacatcatctTGGGAAGACCATGA